A stretch of Vigna angularis cultivar LongXiaoDou No.4 chromosome 4, ASM1680809v1, whole genome shotgun sequence DNA encodes these proteins:
- the LOC108321841 gene encoding protein ANTI-SILENCING 1 isoform X3, with protein MVEAGEEVIEFKWGNMRSVGGRKKDVRFYDSFFYDGVEYSLFDSVFLYKEGEPEHYIGKIVKIWETSDKNKRVKVLWYFRPSEIGNFLEGSDALENELFLASGEGEGLANVNPLEAIAGKCNIVCISKDSRNPYPSDAEVKMAEFVFYRFFDVGKCKILDKIDDKIAGIEVKNIFNNLDSRKHVGIVKPGLEKKEVSGNFMACNEAVTPLSQNNSQPLIEKPDGKYFDALAREHAVSKSLLGKKPTLRTGVKEASELNDSLHLVSNNKNAPQDKVEEKGGHKASLVKQKSFSKLSHGPRTDLKMREMAKMDNGRGNDSIEKNISTSRVNLGNDHEDGGVSVGQFNKGVVEEMTSKKENRGGFDKVSSAKMNNNGKSRKLITYDDDDDNGDDVKTVAPSSSKDKYKLQREVDSFDVEELPSKRLKIDKTTKLTGDKLCKDSSMISLNVEHERDFRPTEVTRRPDDDRRKWFKEIPWEEKLKTAFEQRKLVLLQNLDPSLSSSEVQTPCWKLWNSCLSRKEASILWASCC; from the exons ATGGTAGAAGCAGGGGAAGAAGTTATCGAGTTCAAGTGGGGTAATATGAGATCGGTTGGCGGGAGGAAGAAGGATGTGCGCTTTTACGATTCGTTTTTCTACGATGGTGTAGAATACTCGCTCTTCGACTCGGTGTTTCTATACAAGGAAGGCGAACCCGAGCATTACATTGGCAAAATCGTTAAAATATGGGAGACCTCTGATAAGAACAAGAGAGTCAAGGTTCTATGGTATTTTCGTCCTTCTGAGATTGGAAACTTTTTGGAAGGAAGTGACGCACTCGAGAACGAGTTGTTTCTGGCATCTGGTGAAGGTGAAGGACTTGCAAACGTCAATCCTCTg GAAGCTATTGCCGGCAAATGCAATATTGTTTGCATTTCTAAGGACAGCAGGAATCCATATCCATCTGATGCAGAAGTTAAAATGGCTGAATTTGTATTCTATCGTTTTTTTGATGTTGGAAAGTGCAAGATATTGGATAAGATAGATGACAAGATTGCTGGAATTGAAG ttaaaaatatttttaacaatttagaTAGTCGAAAGCATGTTGGTATTGTGAAACCCGGTTTAGAAAAGAAAGAGGTTAGCGGGAACTTCATGGCATGTAATGAAGCTGTGACTCCTTTGAGTCAAAATAACAGTCAGCCATTGATTGAAAAACCAGATGGCAAGTATTTTGACGCATTAGCTAGAGAACATGCTGTTTCTAAATCATTGTTGGGAAAAAAACCTACTTTGAGAACTGGTGTAAAGGAAGCAAGTGAACTTAATGATTCTTTGCACCTGGTTTCCAACAACAAGAATGCACCTCAAGATAAAGTTGAAGAAAAGGGAGGTCACAAGGCCTCCTTGgttaaacaaaaatcattttctaaactATCACACGGTCCTAGAACTGATTTGAAAATGAGGGAAATGGCTAAAATGGACAATGGGCGTGGAAATGACTCTATTGAGAAGAACATTTCCACATCTAGAGTTAATTTAGGAAATGATCACGAGGATGGTGGTGTTTCGGTTGGACAATTTAATAAGGGAGTGGTGGAGGAAATGACTTCCAAGAAGGAAAATCGGGGCGGTTTTGATAAGGTTTCTAGTGCAAAGATGAACAATAATGGGAAAAGTCGAAAGCTTATTACTTATGACGATGATGACGATAATGGCGATGATGTGAAGACTGTAGCTCCATCTTCATCAAAGGATAAATATAAGCTTCAACGCGAAGTGGATTCTTTTGATGTGGAGGAGCTTCCTTCCAAGAGGTTAAAGATTGACAAGACAACGAAACTCACTGGTGACAAGTTGTGCAAAGACTCTTCAATGATTTCATTGAATGTGGAACACGAGAGAGATTTTCGTCCAACGGAAGTTACTCGAAGACCTGATGAT GATAGACGCAAATGGTTTAAGGAAATT cCTTGGGAAGAAAAACTGAAAACTGCTTTTGAGCAACGAAAACTTGTGCTTCTTCAAAACTTGGATCCATCTTTATCTTCATCAGAGGTACAG
- the LOC108321820 gene encoding BURP domain protein RD22, whose translation MNMWHDGYNKEQKVQRHWSSDCNVHIWRLRETTWCSGLLAVVATHGALPAEVYWNSVLPNTPIPKAVTDILHPDWVEEKSTAVNVGKGGANVQTGRGGGTNVTIGGKGGGVSVNVTVGPSPFVYNYAATATQLHDDTTVALFFKENDLHYGKKLNLHFTASSNQATFLPRQVADSIPFSSRKVDDVFTKFSIKPESEEANVVKNTLSECEDTGIKGEEKYCATSLESMVDFSTSKLGKNLVVLSTEVDQETGLQQYTIAPGVKKISGDKAVVCHKQNYPYAVFYCHKTETTRTYSVPLEGANGIRVKAVAVCHTDTSQWNPKHLAFQVLKVKPGTVPVCHFLPEDHVVWVQK comes from the exons ATGAACATGTGGCATGATGGCTACAACAAGGAACAAAAGGTGCAGCGGCATTGGAGCAGCGACTGTAATGTTCACATTTGGAGATTACGAGAGACGACGTGGTGCAGTGGGCTG CTTGCAGTGGTGGCAACCCATGGTGCATTGCCTGCTGAAGTTTACTGGAACTCGGTGCTTCCTAATACACCAATTCCAAAAGCTGTCACTGATATTCTTCATCCTG ATTGGGTTGAAGAGAAAAGCACAGCAGTGAACGTTGGAAAGGGAGGGGCAAACGTGCAAACAGGAAGAGGAGGTGGCACCAATGTCACCATTGGAGGAAAAGGTGGAGGAGTTTCAGTGAATGTTACTGTTGGACCATCGCCATTTGTATACAATTACGCTGCCACAGCGACCCAATTACACGATGACACCACAGTGGCACTCTTCTTCAAGGAAAATGACTTGCATTATGGAAAAAAATTGAACCTGCACTTCACTGCAAGTTCCAACCAAGCCACCTTCTTGCCACGCCAAGTTGCAGATTCAATACCCTTTTCATCCAGAAAGGTGGACGATGTCTTCACCAAGTTTTCCATCAAACCCGAGTCAGAGGAGGCTAATGTCGTGAAGAACACTCTTAGTGAATGTGAAGATACCGGTATCAAGGGTGAGGAAAAGTACTGTGCCACTTCACTCGAGTCCATGGTTGATTTCAGCACTTCCAAGCTTGGAAAAAACCTTGTGGTTTTGTCCACAGAAGTGGACCAAGAAACGGGGTTGCAGCAATACACCATAGCACCCGGAGTGAAGAAGATATCAGGGGATAAAGCTGTTGTGTGCCACAAGCAGAATTACCCTTATGCTGTTTTTTACTGCCACAAAACTGAGACCACCAGAACTTACTCTGTGCCTTTGGAGGGTGCTAACGGGATCAGAGTTAAAGCTGTGGCAGTGTGCCACACTGACACATCGCAATGGAACCCCAAACATTTGGCCTTTCAAGTGCTCAAGGTTAAACCAGGAACTGTTCCTGTCTGCCACTTTCTTCCTGAGGATCATGTGGTTTGGGTTCAAAAGTAG